One window from the genome of Echinicola vietnamensis DSM 17526 encodes:
- a CDS encoding cytochrome ubiquinol oxidase subunit I, with translation MDDLMAARSQMALSLGFHIIFACIGMIMPFLMAISHYKFLRSGKEKYKVLTKAWSKGVAIFFVTGAVSGTMLSFELGLLWPEFMKHAGPIFGMPFSLEGTAFFIEAIALGFFLYGWEKFNPWFHWFTGVVVGISGLASGILVVAANAWMNSPAGFDYVNGEYLNIDPMAAMFNDAWFTQALHMILAAFVATCFAVAGIHAWMLTKGKNSPIHKAALKISLTIGAVAAILQPISGDLSAKDVAVRQPAKLAAMEAHFKTETSAPLIIGGIPDEENQTVNYAIKLPGALSFLAHGDFNASVTGLDQIPKDEHPPVTVTHFAFQIMVGCGMLLMLTGIVWLLGLWKNKRFIYSKRFLGLIALLTPLGFIAVEAGWFVTEVGRQPWILYGIMKTKEAVTPMPGIVYSFILYAVIYLSLAGIVSLLLVRQIKNLDQNPDLSLPSNT, from the coding sequence ATGGATGATCTTATGGCCGCGAGGTCGCAAATGGCACTCTCATTGGGATTTCACATCATCTTTGCCTGTATTGGCATGATCATGCCGTTTTTGATGGCTATTTCCCATTATAAATTTTTAAGGTCCGGAAAGGAAAAATACAAAGTCCTCACCAAAGCCTGGAGCAAGGGAGTAGCGATCTTCTTTGTGACAGGCGCCGTATCCGGGACGATGCTTTCCTTTGAGTTGGGATTGCTTTGGCCGGAATTCATGAAGCATGCCGGACCGATTTTCGGGATGCCATTTTCCCTCGAAGGGACCGCCTTCTTTATCGAAGCCATTGCCTTGGGCTTTTTCCTTTATGGTTGGGAAAAATTCAATCCTTGGTTCCATTGGTTCACCGGAGTGGTAGTGGGGATCAGCGGCTTGGCTTCTGGGATTTTGGTCGTAGCGGCCAATGCCTGGATGAACTCCCCTGCTGGCTTCGATTACGTGAATGGTGAATACCTCAATATCGACCCCATGGCGGCCATGTTCAACGACGCGTGGTTTACCCAAGCCCTTCACATGATCTTGGCAGCTTTCGTGGCCACTTGTTTTGCAGTGGCCGGGATCCATGCTTGGATGCTTACCAAAGGCAAAAACAGTCCTATCCATAAAGCTGCGCTAAAAATTTCTTTGACCATCGGTGCTGTAGCCGCCATTCTTCAGCCGATCAGCGGCGATCTCTCCGCAAAAGACGTGGCAGTGCGCCAACCCGCCAAACTGGCGGCAATGGAAGCCCACTTCAAGACGGAAACATCCGCACCGCTGATCATTGGTGGCATTCCTGATGAAGAAAACCAAACGGTCAATTACGCCATTAAACTCCCCGGAGCCTTGAGTTTTTTGGCCCATGGTGATTTTAATGCATCAGTCACTGGCTTGGACCAAATCCCCAAAGACGAACATCCCCCGGTCACCGTAACACACTTTGCCTTTCAGATCATGGTCGGCTGTGGCATGCTGCTGATGCTTACCGGTATCGTTTGGCTCTTAGGGCTTTGGAAAAACAAACGGTTCATTTATTCAAAAAGATTTTTGGGTCTGATCGCTTTGCTCACGCCGTTAGGCTTCATTGCTGTGGAAGCAGGCTGGTTTGTCACTGAAGTGGGAAGGCAGCCGTGGATCCTCTATGGCATCATGAAAACCAAGGAGGCTGTCACACCCATGCCGGGAATCGTCTATTCCTTTATTTTATACGCCGTCATCTACCTTTCCCTGGCAGGGATTGTCTCGCTATTATTGGTAAGACAAATCAAGAACCTTGATCAAAATCCTGATTTATCATTACCCTCAAACACCTGA
- a CDS encoding AMP-binding protein, with protein MGKIIIGTSAVSFEAIKKGNWPNESAYIEQSLAFCQAWLNGEEHFQLQTSGSTGNPKKINVKRQQMEFSAAATGQFFNIPEEANLLCCLNTRLIAGKMMLVRGMEWNSTIYLEEPSGTPLANFDQSVTFDFAAMVPAQVENCINHPIEKEKLNHIRQLIIGGAPLAQNLQREVALLACNTYQTYGMTETVSHIALAKITGNPPLNYQTLPGVVISTTPDARLVIDAPMADAVLTTTDIVSLPQPNRFIWQGRADFTINSGGIKIQPEQLEIAIHPIMAIHLPGKRYFIAGAPHEKWGEEVVLIVESARISASKEEQIKSEIAAKVSKYERPKNLYFLDNFIETPSGKIKRKANLNQALNKII; from the coding sequence ATGGGCAAAATCATCATTGGAACGTCTGCCGTCAGCTTCGAGGCAATCAAAAAAGGAAATTGGCCAAATGAAAGTGCCTATATCGAACAATCCTTGGCTTTCTGCCAAGCATGGCTCAACGGGGAGGAGCACTTTCAGCTGCAAACCTCTGGATCCACGGGTAATCCCAAAAAGATCAATGTCAAGCGGCAGCAAATGGAATTTAGCGCAGCAGCTACCGGGCAGTTTTTTAACATTCCAGAAGAAGCCAATTTGCTCTGCTGTCTAAACACCCGCTTGATCGCAGGCAAAATGATGCTCGTCAGAGGTATGGAATGGAACAGCACCATTTATTTGGAGGAACCTTCGGGAACACCTTTGGCCAATTTTGACCAATCGGTGACCTTTGATTTTGCCGCAATGGTGCCTGCACAAGTGGAAAACTGCATCAACCATCCCATCGAAAAGGAAAAACTAAACCATATCCGACAACTGATCATCGGTGGAGCTCCACTAGCCCAAAACCTTCAAAGGGAAGTCGCGCTGCTGGCCTGTAACACCTATCAAACCTATGGTATGACGGAAACCGTCTCGCATATAGCCCTCGCCAAAATCACCGGAAACCCTCCCCTAAACTATCAAACGCTTCCCGGTGTGGTGATTTCTACCACTCCGGATGCCCGACTGGTGATCGATGCCCCTATGGCCGATGCGGTACTCACCACCACGGATATCGTTTCCTTGCCTCAGCCCAATAGGTTCATTTGGCAAGGACGGGCTGATTTTACCATCAATTCCGGCGGCATCAAGATCCAACCGGAACAGCTGGAGATAGCTATCCATCCCATCATGGCCATCCACTTGCCCGGAAAACGCTATTTTATCGCAGGGGCTCCTCATGAAAAATGGGGGGAAGAGGTGGTCTTGATTGTGGAATCTGCTCGTATTTCAGCCTCCAAAGAAGAGCAAATCAAATCTGAAATTGCGGCAAAAGTCTCAAAATACGAACGCCCAAAAAACCTTTACTTTTTAGATAATTTTATAGAAACCCCTTCTGGCAAAATCAAACGAAAGGCCAACTTAAACCAGGCTTTAAATAAAATCATTTGA
- a CDS encoding 1,4-dihydroxy-2-naphthoyl-CoA synthase translates to MEWKVVKEFKDITYKKCDGVARIAFNRPEVRNAFRPQTTSELFEAFVDAREDTSIGVVLLSAEGPSPKDGVYSFCSGGDQKARGHQGYVGDDGMHRLNILEVQRLIRFMPKVVIAVVPGWAVGGGHSLHVVCDLTLASKEHAIFKQTDADVTSFDGGYGSAYLAKMVGQKRAREIFFLGRNYSAQEAYEMGMVNAVIPHNELEDTAYEWAQEILAKSPTSIKMLKFAFNLTDDGMVGQQVFAGEATRLTYMTEEAQEGRNAFLEKRKPNFKDIKWIP, encoded by the coding sequence ATGGAGTGGAAAGTAGTAAAAGAATTTAAGGACATCACCTATAAAAAATGCGATGGAGTAGCCAGGATAGCTTTTAACAGGCCTGAAGTAAGGAATGCTTTTCGGCCCCAAACGACCAGTGAGCTTTTTGAGGCATTTGTGGATGCCCGAGAGGACACGTCCATAGGCGTAGTGCTTTTGTCTGCCGAGGGGCCTTCCCCAAAGGACGGAGTGTATTCTTTTTGCAGCGGTGGCGATCAAAAGGCCAGGGGACATCAGGGGTACGTGGGCGATGATGGCATGCACCGTTTAAACATCCTAGAGGTGCAGCGATTGATCCGTTTTATGCCAAAAGTGGTCATTGCGGTGGTACCCGGATGGGCTGTTGGGGGAGGCCACAGTTTGCATGTGGTCTGTGACTTGACCTTGGCGAGTAAAGAGCATGCTATTTTCAAGCAGACGGATGCTGATGTGACCAGTTTTGATGGAGGCTACGGGTCTGCCTATCTGGCCAAAATGGTAGGACAAAAGCGTGCCAGGGAAATATTCTTCCTCGGCAGAAATTATTCAGCCCAAGAGGCCTATGAGATGGGCATGGTCAATGCTGTCATTCCGCATAATGAGTTGGAGGATACTGCTTATGAATGGGCTCAGGAAATTCTTGCCAAGTCACCTACTTCCATTAAGATGCTGAAGTTTGCCTTTAACTTAACTGATGATGGAATGGTGGGCCAGCAAGTTTTTGCCGGTGAAGCCACACGGTTAACTTATATGACCGAAGAGGCACAAGAGGGAAGAAATGCCTTTTTGGAAAAAAGAAAGCCAAACTTCAAGGACATCAAATGGATACCTTGA
- a CDS encoding serine hydrolase domain-containing protein: MKRIYIAIVCWMAMASVNAQTKSSQHSPELSEAAPRSVGMSDERLKKISNMLQEEVSKGNIPGAVALIAKDGKIVYHEAFGQADNQASEKMETNSIFRIASQTKAITSTAVMMLWEEGKFQLDDPISKYIPEFEDPQVLAGFKYADTTYTTVPADNEITIRHLLTHTSGLGYGVIDRDERMKMIYHKAGITDLFTTKPITIGESVRKLAELPLHFTPGEQYSYSEGLDVLGYFVEVISGQPYDEFLKEHIFDPLGMEDTWFYLPEDKADRLVTVQHKMNGEWQPYPVTFYDTEYPVKGAKTFFSGGAGLSSTAKDYATFLQMYLNGGELNGVRLLSRTTVRSIMGNQTGALFGGDGQYYGLAFGVVTAEGEASGGMGSEGTFDWGGYFNTQYFADPKEQVIGVLMKQTQEPVDDQTGWKFRQMVGAAIDD; the protein is encoded by the coding sequence ATGAAAAGAATTTATATCGCCATAGTTTGTTGGATGGCAATGGCCTCAGTAAATGCCCAGACCAAGAGTAGCCAGCATTCTCCCGAGCTATCTGAAGCAGCTCCCCGTAGCGTTGGCATGTCCGATGAGCGCTTGAAGAAGATCTCCAATATGCTTCAGGAGGAAGTCAGCAAAGGGAATATCCCTGGAGCGGTGGCCCTCATCGCCAAAGATGGAAAAATCGTATATCATGAAGCTTTTGGGCAGGCTGATAACCAAGCAAGCGAGAAAATGGAAACCAATTCTATTTTCAGAATCGCATCTCAAACCAAAGCCATTACATCCACGGCGGTGATGATGTTGTGGGAGGAGGGGAAGTTTCAGCTTGATGATCCGATATCCAAATACATTCCGGAGTTTGAGGATCCGCAAGTTTTAGCTGGTTTTAAGTATGCAGATACGACCTATACGACGGTTCCAGCGGATAATGAAATCACCATTCGCCATTTGCTCACCCATACTTCAGGACTGGGATATGGTGTGATCGACAGGGATGAACGCATGAAAATGATTTACCATAAGGCAGGTATAACAGACCTGTTTACTACGAAGCCGATCACCATTGGAGAGAGTGTACGGAAATTGGCCGAACTGCCTTTGCATTTTACTCCAGGGGAACAATATTCCTACAGTGAGGGGCTGGATGTGCTAGGGTATTTTGTGGAGGTGATTTCGGGACAGCCCTATGATGAATTTCTAAAGGAACACATTTTCGATCCCTTAGGGATGGAAGACACTTGGTTTTACCTTCCTGAAGATAAGGCGGACAGACTCGTGACCGTTCAGCACAAAATGAACGGAGAATGGCAGCCTTATCCCGTGACTTTTTATGATACCGAGTACCCTGTAAAGGGCGCCAAGACCTTCTTTTCTGGAGGTGCGGGCTTAAGCAGTACAGCAAAGGATTATGCGACGTTTCTACAAATGTACCTGAATGGTGGCGAGCTCAATGGAGTCAGGCTGTTGAGCCGTACCACGGTACGAAGCATCATGGGCAACCAAACAGGAGCCCTTTTTGGAGGCGATGGCCAATATTACGGTTTGGCCTTTGGCGTGGTGACTGCTGAGGGAGAAGCTTCTGGAGGCATGGGAAGCGAAGGGACCTTCGACTGGGGAGGCTATTTCAATACCCAATATTTTGCTGATCCTAAGGAACAAGTTATCGGGGTGCTCATGAAACAAACACAAGAGCCTGTCGATGATCAAACTGGCTGGAAATTCCGTCAAATGGTAGGGGCAGCCATAGATGATTGA
- a CDS encoding Uma2 family endonuclease has product MEKGERKNKKVTEPDVEYGHYSYADYLTWQMEEMVELIKGKVFKKAAAAPSRIHQKISYELAYLLTDNLKNHHCEVYSAPFDVRLPQQSKADKDIFTVVQPDLCVICDREKLDNRGCIGAPDLVVEILSPGNNRLELQHKYELYQESGIKEYWIIHPDEQTLLVYTLVKGKYVPSQLMTSGMVFRSSAVEGVELDLEDFFAKIK; this is encoded by the coding sequence ATGGAAAAGGGGGAGAGAAAGAACAAAAAGGTCACTGAGCCGGATGTGGAATATGGTCATTATTCCTATGCAGACTACCTGACCTGGCAGATGGAAGAGATGGTGGAGTTGATCAAAGGGAAGGTGTTCAAGAAAGCTGCGGCCGCCCCTTCCCGAATTCATCAGAAGATTTCATATGAATTGGCTTACTTACTGACAGACAATTTAAAAAACCATCATTGTGAGGTATATTCAGCGCCATTTGATGTGCGGCTTCCACAGCAGTCCAAGGCGGATAAGGATATTTTTACGGTTGTCCAGCCTGATTTGTGCGTGATCTGTGATCGGGAGAAATTAGATAACCGCGGATGTATCGGCGCACCGGACTTGGTCGTGGAGATTCTTTCACCGGGCAATAACCGGTTGGAACTCCAGCACAAGTATGAGTTGTATCAGGAAAGCGGCATTAAAGAATATTGGATTATTCATCCTGATGAGCAGACCCTGTTGGTTTACACGCTGGTAAAAGGAAAGTATGTTCCTTCACAATTGATGACCAGTGGAATGGTGTTCCGCTCCTCAGCTGTCGAAGGGGTTGAGTTGGATTTGGAGGATTTCTTTGCCAAGATCAAATGA
- the menD gene encoding 2-succinyl-5-enolpyruvyl-6-hydroxy-3-cyclohexene-1-carboxylic-acid synthase, whose product MIIQPIIDLAAIFARKGIKNAILSPGSRCAPLTLAFVRHPDIHCRTISDERSAAFVALGMAQQLKKPVVLVCSSGTAALNYAPAIAEAFFQQIPLIVLTADRPPEWIDQWDGQTIRQQAIYGRHIKQSYDFPDHFGHPDITWHAHRIGNEAVNEATGFPAGPVHVNIPIREPFYPESQDEFDFNRPIPIVNKLESATHLSSSALANFKNELARFKRVVIIPGQQASHQHTLDLLNELATQHKVVIISDTISNMQSSNTITFHDQLLPVVDHGAFSPDLIISFGKSIISKPLKNFLRSSGAEHWHIQPAGYSPDTYQGLAKIIPSTAQEILRILVESTLTLDGEFHQRWHQADQAMERALKNTLEKAPFGEWKAIYNVLNHLPETSKLHLANSMAVRYVNFLGARKQEIICNRGTSGIDGSNSTAVGCTFTTKEFVTLITGDMAFFYDRNAFWHNYTTNNLRIILLNNHAGGIFRIINGPNKQPELEEFFETKQSLNAAHLAMDFGFGYLPVKSEEELDAALMDFYHPSVKPKIIEVFSDSAENTAILNTIKSNLRNFMDQ is encoded by the coding sequence TTGATTATCCAGCCAATTATCGATTTAGCGGCAATTTTTGCCAGAAAGGGTATCAAAAACGCCATCCTTTCTCCTGGCTCTAGGTGCGCACCTTTGACCTTGGCATTTGTCAGACACCCTGACATCCACTGCAGGACCATTTCAGACGAGCGTTCAGCGGCATTTGTTGCCTTGGGCATGGCACAACAGCTCAAGAAGCCAGTGGTATTGGTTTGTTCCAGCGGTACGGCTGCCCTAAACTATGCCCCCGCAATTGCAGAAGCATTTTTCCAGCAAATCCCCCTGATTGTCCTCACCGCGGACCGTCCCCCTGAATGGATTGACCAATGGGATGGGCAAACCATCCGGCAACAGGCCATTTACGGAAGGCACATTAAGCAATCCTATGATTTCCCCGATCATTTTGGGCATCCGGATATCACTTGGCATGCGCACCGCATCGGTAATGAAGCTGTCAATGAGGCTACTGGGTTCCCTGCCGGGCCCGTTCATGTCAACATCCCCATTAGGGAACCATTTTATCCCGAAAGCCAAGATGAGTTTGATTTTAACCGCCCCATTCCTATTGTAAACAAACTGGAGTCCGCTACACATCTCAGCAGCAGCGCATTGGCAAATTTCAAAAATGAATTGGCGAGATTTAAGAGGGTTGTTATCATTCCTGGCCAGCAAGCATCCCATCAGCACACCTTGGATTTACTGAACGAACTGGCTACCCAACATAAAGTGGTCATCATCAGTGACACCATTTCGAACATGCAATCCAGCAATACCATCACTTTTCATGATCAGTTATTGCCGGTAGTGGATCACGGCGCCTTCTCACCGGATCTGATCATCAGTTTTGGAAAATCCATTATTTCTAAACCACTGAAAAATTTCCTTAGAAGCTCAGGAGCGGAGCATTGGCACATTCAGCCCGCAGGCTATTCTCCGGACACTTACCAAGGGTTGGCCAAGATCATCCCTTCGACCGCACAGGAAATACTGCGCATTTTAGTGGAATCTACCCTCACCTTGGACGGGGAATTTCACCAACGCTGGCATCAAGCAGACCAGGCGATGGAAAGGGCTTTGAAAAACACGCTGGAAAAAGCTCCATTTGGAGAGTGGAAGGCTATTTACAACGTCCTAAACCATCTTCCGGAGACATCAAAATTACACCTTGCCAACAGCATGGCCGTTCGATATGTGAATTTTCTAGGAGCACGGAAGCAAGAAATAATCTGCAACAGGGGCACTAGCGGCATTGATGGCTCCAACTCCACAGCCGTAGGATGTACCTTTACCACCAAGGAATTTGTGACCCTGATCACGGGGGATATGGCATTTTTCTATGACAGAAATGCTTTTTGGCACAATTACACCACCAATAACCTACGGATCATCCTTCTCAACAACCATGCTGGCGGCATCTTTAGGATCATTAACGGCCCCAACAAACAGCCAGAACTTGAAGAGTTTTTCGAAACCAAACAATCCCTGAATGCAGCGCATTTGGCTATGGATTTTGGTTTTGGCTATCTACCAGTAAAATCAGAAGAAGAGTTGGATGCTGCCCTGATGGATTTTTACCACCCTTCCGTCAAACCTAAAATCATCGAGGTATTTTCTGACAGTGCCGAAAACACCGCCATCCTGAACACGATAAAATCTAACCTGAGAAATTTCATGGACCAGTAA
- a CDS encoding chorismate-binding protein, with protein MQTTTARPYLITQEEILDRWLYRALEGGFQIAIWRAPKSNSIQLILDQTKVIKRVNLELETLPQGFIAHPFADQEDQKALFLEASDYYKFDLANPATDSEEEWFQKTTLPPEQLKKQVNRFLRSAQPEKDCASSASTAKSSFIALVEEGIRAIQAGELSKVVPARIQKVHLREDFDLAKTFLELCTLYPDAFVNFFHIPKVGTWLGATPEILIKTEGPYFQTMALAGTQKAEGENPVKNAAWKQKEIEEQAMVSRYIVNNFKKIRLREYEENGPKTVQAGNLLHLRSDFRVNMDATNFPQLGSVMLKLLHPTSAVCGTPRETSMKFILDHESFDRCFFAGFIGPVNIENQTAIYVNLRTAQLINEEVLLYAGAGVTADSIPEREWEETSLKCDIIGKFIQ; from the coding sequence ATGCAAACAACGACCGCAAGACCCTACCTCATCACCCAGGAAGAAATACTGGACAGATGGCTGTACCGTGCCTTGGAAGGCGGTTTCCAAATTGCCATTTGGCGGGCTCCCAAATCAAACAGTATCCAGCTCATCTTAGACCAAACCAAGGTAATTAAGCGGGTAAACCTGGAGCTGGAAACCCTACCGCAAGGTTTTATTGCACATCCGTTTGCGGATCAGGAAGACCAAAAGGCCCTGTTTCTGGAAGCCTCGGACTATTATAAATTTGACTTGGCCAATCCTGCTACCGATTCGGAAGAAGAGTGGTTTCAAAAAACAACCTTACCTCCGGAGCAATTAAAAAAACAAGTCAATCGCTTCTTGCGATCAGCACAGCCTGAAAAAGATTGTGCAAGCTCAGCCTCCACTGCCAAATCTAGTTTTATTGCATTGGTAGAAGAAGGCATCCGAGCCATTCAAGCCGGCGAGTTATCGAAAGTTGTCCCGGCAAGGATCCAAAAAGTCCATTTAAGGGAAGATTTTGACCTGGCAAAGACATTTTTGGAACTATGTACCTTGTATCCTGATGCCTTTGTGAATTTCTTTCACATCCCCAAGGTGGGCACTTGGCTAGGCGCTACTCCCGAAATTCTGATTAAAACGGAAGGGCCCTATTTTCAAACCATGGCACTCGCCGGTACGCAAAAAGCCGAAGGGGAAAACCCTGTAAAAAACGCAGCCTGGAAGCAAAAGGAGATTGAAGAGCAAGCCATGGTCAGTCGATATATCGTCAATAATTTTAAAAAAATCCGACTGCGGGAATACGAGGAAAATGGCCCCAAAACAGTTCAGGCCGGTAACCTATTACACCTAAGGTCAGACTTCAGGGTAAACATGGATGCCACAAACTTCCCACAACTCGGGTCTGTCATGCTGAAACTTTTGCACCCCACTTCAGCTGTCTGCGGCACACCAAGGGAGACCTCGATGAAGTTCATCTTGGATCATGAATCGTTTGACCGATGCTTCTTTGCAGGCTTTATCGGTCCAGTGAATATCGAAAACCAAACCGCCATTTATGTCAACTTAAGAACCGCCCAGCTCATCAACGAAGAAGTACTACTATACGCCGGTGCAGGCGTTACCGCTGATTCAATCCCCGAACGGGAATGGGAAGAGACTTCGCTAAAATGTGACATTATCGGAAAATTCATTCAATAG
- a CDS encoding hotdog fold thioesterase: MIFPKNLSLDTLNQFGKGNMLEHLGIVFTKIGDDFIEATMPVDQRTKQPFGLLHGGASVVLAETLGSVASSCCVDPAKQYCIGLDINANHIKAVRDGLVRGIATPIHLGKKTHVWEIKILTEEDQLACISRITMAVLDKKS; this comes from the coding sequence ATGATATTTCCCAAAAACCTCAGCCTTGATACCTTAAATCAGTTTGGCAAAGGAAATATGTTAGAACACTTGGGGATTGTGTTCACTAAAATCGGTGATGACTTCATCGAGGCGACCATGCCAGTGGACCAAAGAACAAAACAACCCTTTGGTTTGTTACATGGAGGAGCGAGCGTGGTATTGGCTGAGACCTTGGGAAGTGTGGCGTCTTCGTGCTGTGTAGACCCCGCAAAACAGTATTGTATTGGCTTGGACATCAATGCCAATCACATCAAAGCAGTCCGTGATGGCCTGGTCAGGGGAATTGCCACGCCTATCCACCTCGGGAAAAAGACTCACGTGTGGGAAATAAAAATTTTAACAGAAGAAGACCAATTGGCCTGTATCAGCCGGATCACCATGGCTGTGCTGGATAAAAAATCATGA
- a CDS encoding histidine phosphatase family protein, producing MSTKKIYLVRHGQTDYNLKGVVQGSGIDAPINETGKKQAAAFYEAHKHIKFDRIYYTGLQRTRQSIERFLDNGTPYEALPDLNEISWGKYEGVPMSKDEHSYYQGMLEKWADGELDFSIEGGESPNMVYARLKRGLDHILAQDGETILICMHGRAMRVMLSLMLKYDLRFMDIFEHHNLGYYELTVKENGEFLLDRYNNVQHLKVKGLIG from the coding sequence TTGAGTACTAAAAAAATATACCTCGTCCGTCACGGGCAGACCGATTATAATCTTAAAGGTGTGGTGCAAGGAAGCGGTATCGATGCTCCTATCAACGAGACCGGAAAAAAGCAGGCTGCCGCTTTTTATGAAGCCCATAAGCATATTAAGTTTGATAGGATCTACTATACTGGGTTGCAGCGTACCAGGCAGTCAATAGAAAGATTTCTGGATAATGGCACTCCTTATGAAGCCTTACCCGATCTCAATGAAATCAGTTGGGGAAAATATGAAGGTGTACCGATGAGTAAGGATGAGCATTCTTATTACCAGGGAATGCTGGAAAAATGGGCTGATGGGGAGTTGGATTTTTCGATCGAAGGAGGAGAATCACCAAACATGGTTTATGCGCGGCTAAAGCGCGGCTTGGACCATATCTTGGCTCAAGATGGGGAAACCATTTTGATCTGCATGCACGGAAGAGCCATGCGGGTGATGCTTAGTTTAATGCTCAAGTATGATTTGCGATTCATGGATATTTTTGAGCATCATAACTTGGGGTACTATGAGCTGACGGTAAAGGAAAACGGTGAGTTTCTATTGGATCGGTACAATAACGTCCAGCACCTAAAAGTTAAAGGATTGATTGGATAG
- a CDS encoding zinc ribbon domain-containing protein, producing the protein MESTVAQKLDAIYNLQKLDSRLDAIFKIRGALPEEVQDLEDEIAGYETRLEKFNNDIVALEDEIKKHKEAIKDSEKLIKKYQDQQMNVRNNREYDAITKELELQDLEIQVSKKKIGEAEMKIEGKKKDLDDLQEVLKDRKKDLDTKKEELDTIVAESESEESKLKAEREKATKKIEDRLLKSYKKIRANAKNGLAVVEVKRGACGGCFNIVPPQRQADIREKKKLIVCEHCGRILADVADEIEDETLPKKKRSSRAKK; encoded by the coding sequence ATGGAAAGTACAGTCGCACAGAAACTTGATGCCATTTATAATCTTCAGAAATTAGATTCCCGCTTAGATGCAATTTTTAAAATTCGGGGAGCTCTTCCAGAAGAAGTTCAAGATTTAGAGGACGAAATAGCAGGCTACGAGACAAGGTTAGAAAAATTCAACAATGACATCGTAGCGCTTGAGGACGAAATCAAGAAGCATAAAGAGGCTATCAAGGACTCTGAAAAGCTCATCAAGAAATATCAGGATCAGCAGATGAACGTCAGAAACAACCGTGAGTACGACGCCATCACCAAGGAATTGGAATTGCAAGACCTTGAAATCCAAGTTTCCAAAAAGAAAATTGGAGAAGCTGAGATGAAGATAGAAGGGAAGAAAAAGGACCTAGATGATCTTCAGGAAGTTTTGAAAGATCGCAAGAAGGACTTGGACACCAAAAAAGAAGAATTGGATACCATCGTCGCTGAGAGCGAATCCGAAGAAAGCAAACTGAAGGCCGAACGGGAAAAAGCTACCAAGAAAATTGAAGACAGGCTATTAAAATCCTATAAGAAAATCCGTGCCAATGCCAAAAATGGCCTTGCAGTAGTAGAGGTCAAAAGAGGTGCTTGTGGCGGATGCTTTAATATCGTCCCTCCACAGCGGCAAGCCGATATCAGGGAAAAGAAAAAGCTTATCGTCTGTGAACACTGCGGAAGAATCCTAGCGGATGTAGCGGATGAAATAGAAGACGAAACACTTCCGAAGAAAAAAAGAAGTTCAAGAGCCAAAAAATAA